The genomic window CTGTTGCGGTCCGACGACCCGATCGTCGTCCTCTCGGTCGGCCTCCTCCTCTGGCTGCTCGCGGAACTCGAGCCGGCTATCAATAGCGGCGAAATCGCCGTCGCGCTCGCGATCACGGTCGCGTTCGGCTACGCCTCCTACGCGCTCGAGACGGCCTCCATCGCGGGGATGCTCACCGGCGTGTTGCTGGGGCTGTTGACGATCGTCCTCGGCGGCTACGGCTGGTTCGCCGTCCTCATCTCCTTTTTCGCCATCGGCGGCCTCTCGACGAAGTTCCGCTACGATCGGAAGGAGGACCTCGGCGTCGCCGAAGACAACAACGGGGCCCGGGGCAGCGGCAACGTCCTCGGCAACGCCGCCGTCGCGCTCGCCGCGGTCCTCGGCTACGCCGCCAGCGACGCCGGCTTCCTGCCCCGCGAGCCCGAACTGTTCCTCTTCGCCTTCGCCGGTTCCATCGCGACTGCGATGAGCGACACCCTCTCGAGCGAGATCGGCAGCGTCTTCGAGACGCCGCGGCTGATCACCACCCTCGAGCCGGTCGATCCCGGGACCGACGGCGGCGTCACGTGGCAGGGCGAACTCGCCGGTGTCATCGGTGCGGCCGTCGTCGCCGGCATCGCCTCCGGACTTTTTCCCGAGATCGGACTCCTCGGTGCGGCGGTCATCGCCGTCGCCGGCATCGTCGGGATGACCGTCGACAGCCTGCTCGGCGCGACCCT from Natrinema versiforme includes these protein-coding regions:
- a CDS encoding DUF92 domain-containing protein, with translation MTAPVRRAGVFAALCTLSLAVPLFDPRAAAALAGVVLLGAYVITGGPLFDLLAYPGDYEDSRLYGLITFVLAGVALGLMATAASMPVAVFVGTILLVGYGNLGEQLVRLRTDDSVVRVACFCLAAIGAAVVGQSVTYSVTGETAASALPVVVFLAASGALLAALLRDVLLRSDDPIVVLSVGLLLWLLAELEPAINSGEIAVALAITVAFGYASYALETASIAGMLTGVLLGLLTIVLGGYGWFAVLISFFAIGGLSTKFRYDRKEDLGVAEDNNGARGSGNVLGNAAVALAAVLGYAASDAGFLPREPELFLFAFAGSIATAMSDTLSSEIGSVFETPRLITTLEPVDPGTDGGVTWQGELAGVIGAAVVAGIASGLFPEIGLLGAAVIAVAGIVGMTVDSLLGATLEGSLLGNQSVNFLATLSGALVCALLVLSFAMLG